The Brassica napus cultivar Da-Ae chromosome C1, Da-Ae, whole genome shotgun sequence DNA segment ATGCTTATTCAGTTCAACAccaatataatttgattttaacgAAGCTTGTGAActtcttgtgtgtgtgttttgtcaTGTAAAAGGATGAACGATTTTAGTGGAGCAAGAAAGAGTAAAGATATGTTGATGCCGTGGAAGAAGTTAGATGCTAATGAGTTTGGTATACAGAGGTCCTCGATCTCTGAATCTACACGTATGGTTGCCAATAAGCTCAGGAAAAGAGGTATCTATTACTTCTTCTCAAGCTTTGACTTAGGCTTCTGGTTAGATTACGTAGTGtgctaaaaaatattttatcagcTTTGCTTATGTTATTGTAGTTGTTAGTCTAATGTGAACCCTCACAGAGCTCTTTAGATTGCTTTATACAGTCTTTCTTTTTGATGGAAAAAGTAATGATGGAATAAGTAATGTGAACCCTCTCAAATCTTGTTAGTTATAATGTTCAAACTTTTCATCATGTACATACATGATCTAGACTTTGGTATCCATGTCCATAACTACTCTATAATTCTATTATCCACTCTTTGGTTTGCATGTCCTGTTATCTACCTTTTGGTGTCCATGTCCACATTTTCTCTGTATaaatgttaatattatatatttaaaaatgaatgttaaacgatataaaattttatatataatttaatgtgataattatttttgttttatatagttTAGAATTTGAGATAAAAACTACATGAAACAATGGAATAAGAAAAACGAAGTTACAATTTATACTTACTCCAAACAGAAACACATCTCATGTTTCCTATAAGCAAGGAAATTTCTATCCAAAACACCTCTCGGATTCCGTAAAGAGAAAATGACTAGAATGTATAACAAAAGTTGATTTATTACTAGAGTGTTaaacatctttttaaaatgaCTAGAATGTTTGGACACCCATAGTAAATGACTCTAAGGGtctttggttagttttttttaattgaaattactTTTAAACATATAATCCACATCAGTAATTAAAATTACACATCACCACCACAATAGAAACCAAACCGTCTCTTCTCCAACATAACTAAAtcgaagttttttttaaaaaactaactAAGAACATCATTTTGTCGTCTCGAAGAAGAACCGTCGAAGAAGGAACCGCGAGGATACTCCCACTCTCCGTCATCGACATTGTCTGTGTTAACTTCCTCTTCGTCGAAATAGCTCTCTGTCGTTGTACTCTGTTTTCTCTGTTATCATCGTGCCCGAAATCAGAATTCTGAATTCGTTTGTACGAAATCGTCTTCGCCGCATTCTTATCTCCGAGTTCGTCTTTTCCGGTAGGATATCGGGacattatatattgtgttttgttgagtttgtgggtcagttatgtattatatttcatctgatttatattttgttgCGACTGAGATAGGGTTGTGTTGCGgctgtgattttgttttgttggggTTTCGTTGCGTCTGAGTTAGGCTTTTGCTGCGGCTGAGTTATGGTTATGTCATGGCTGAGTTATATTTTTGTCGTGAATAACCTAATGTTATGTTTTGACTGTGTTACTCTTATGATGCGGCTGAGTTACTGTTTTGTTGTGGCTAATTTTATTGTTGGGTTATATGATCATATGGATGCTGCTGAAGTTAAATCAAGGGATTACCCACCAAGACTTTACCCTGAAGGGTCTTCTAACCTAGATGGTAAAGTTATTAATCACAATTTCCATCCAGGGCATTTCCCCCACGTTAGAGAAACAATAGGACTTGATGTGTGGGAAGAACTGGTGAACTCTCCCATTGGAGTAGTTGCGAGGCTAGCTGAACGCGAAAGCATGTGGTCTGGTAGGACCGTGAACAGTAGACAACTGCGAGTTATAAAGAAGGAGATATGGTGTCTCGTGGCTGATGAGGCTATCAGGTTTAGCTTGCTCGAGTTTGGTGAGATCACTGGGCTAAACACAGGTCTATTGCCAACAGAAAAATTAGATCCTAGTCAATACAACgagttttttttgggggggggggggggggggggagagatGAAGGTGCCGCTTGGGATGGAACCAAAATTAGATGAACTGAAGGCAGCATTAGCGTTCTATCCGCTTTGGAGTTTTGAAAAGCGCAAGTGGTTGGGGCTGCTACTTCTTCAAGCCATGGGAGTATATTGTTTGCATCACAATTCAAGGATACCCTTTCAAAGTGCAATAAGGGTATTCGACGATGAAGCCATGAGGTCGTATCCATGGGTCGGACTGCATACGAAGTTCTAATTGACTCTATTAAAACTTTGGCTCCAGATGGAGGTTCATACACAATAAGCGGCATGAAGGACGCGTTATTGATTTGGGCTTATGAATCCGTCACATGCTTTGGTGAGAGTTTTGGGAGAGTGATCAATAACGAAGACGTTCCGCTTTTGCGATGGGGTGGAAAGCGTACAAGTGCAAGCTTTGATAAATTGTTGTCTGCCGAAATCGAAAAGCATGGCGAGGTAAGGTTTAACGCTGACTTAATTTATTTGATGGCTGAGTTCGGAGTTACTtaatggctgagttatgtgttAAATTACGGCTGAATTATTTTAGttgatggctgagttatgtgttAAATCACGGCTGAATTATTTTAGTTGATGGCTGAGTTTTGTGTTAGTTTGGAGGCTGAGTTTTGTTATAACCTGGTGTTGCAGGTGCGTGTGAGGAGAATGGTTTTGAATGACTCAATTGAAGAGATGTTTCCTATTTGGCTGTGTGAAGATGACGACCCACAACTCGTTAGGTTGATAATAGACATACATTCAGGTAGATTTGTGAAAGGTTTGTGGGAAGTGCAGATGAATGCAAAGGGTAAGGGgaatgagaagaagagaatgaagGGTGGAGTTTCGTCAGAAGCTGAGCCACCCActaagaagcagaagaaagttAAGACACAGAATGAGTCTGAAGCTGAAGCAGCGGGAAAGGGTTCTAGCGAGAAGGAAGGTAACAAAGAGTTGGTGTTGGAGAACAAAGCGACTCTAACGACCATTGTGAGTACTCTGGATATTATTTCCAGAAAATTTGATCAGGTTGACTCACGGTTGGAAGCTTACGAGTTAGACCGGAACAGACCATTGATGGACCAAAAGACCATTGATGACAGGGTGAATGCTTTACAGAGGAGCGTCTGAAAGATCTGGGGATTGAGAAAATTTCCGAAAACCATGATAACccctctccaccattatcagataACTCTTTATCGATGGCATCACCGGTGGTTCGAACGCATCAAAAGTCTGTCAATAGTCCAGCGTTAGTAGCTGCGACTCCTGGTAAGGAGTTTGGACCGAAAAAGAATTTGGCCAAGGAGCTTGAAAAGGAATCAGGGGTGAAAAGGACTTTGGATGAGGTGTTTGGTAGTGTTGATAAAGCTACTGATATGCGGCCTCTTGATTTCGTAGTAGTTTCTCCTGCAAAGACTACTAAGGATGATAAGGCTACTAAGGATGATAAGGCTGCTAAGGATCCAACCTATGGACGCGGCTGCAGGCGCAAGCATATTGTTAAGGGTGAGGAAAccgatgagaagaaaaaagcaGCGCATGCAGATGCTGCGTttaagaggaaggagaaggctGAGACTGAGAAAAAAGCTGCTGaggataagaaaaaaaaggctgaagctaagaaaaaagaggctgaagctaagaaaaaagaggctgagttaaagaagaaacaagaggctgagctaaagaagcaaaaacaggCTGGGTCAAAGTACAAAAAGGTGACTCCACCGCGTGACGGTGTAACAAGATGCAAGGTA contains these protein-coding regions:
- the LOC125579881 gene encoding uncharacterized protein LOC125579881, with product MGRTAYEVLIDSIKTLAPDGGSYTISGMKDALLIWAYESVTCFGESFGRVINNEDVPLLRWGGKRTSASFDKLLSAEIEKHGEVRVRRMVLNDSIEEMFPIWLCEDDDPQLVRLIIDIHSGRFVKGLWEVQMNAKGKGNEKKRMKGGVSSEAEPPTKKQKKVKTQNESEAEAAGKGSSEKEGNKELVLENKATLTTIVSTLDIISRKFDQVDSRLEAYELDRNRPLMDQKTIDDRVNALQRSV